A region from the Pseudomonas promysalinigenes genome encodes:
- a CDS encoding argininosuccinate synthase: protein MADVKKVVLAYSGGLDTSVILKWLQDTYDCEVVTFTADLGQGEEVEPARAKAQAMGVKEIYIDDLREEFVRDFVFPMFRANTVYEGEYLLGTSIARPLIAKRLIEIANETGADAISHGATGKGNDQVRFELGAYALKPGVKVIAPWREWDLLSREKLMDYAEKHGIPIERHGKKKSPYSMDANLLHISYEGGVLEDTWTEHEEDMWRWSVSPENAPDQATYLELTYRNGDIVAIDGVDMSPATVLAELNRIGGANGVGRLDIVENRYVGMKSRGCYETPGGTIMLKAHRAIESITLDREVAHLKDELMPKYASLIYTGYWWSPERLMLQQMIDASQVNVNGVVRLKLYKGNVIVVGRKSDDSLFDANIATFEEDGGAYNQADAAGFIKLNALRMRIAANKGRGML, encoded by the coding sequence ATGGCGGACGTAAAAAAGGTCGTACTGGCGTATTCCGGCGGCCTTGATACTTCGGTGATTCTCAAGTGGCTGCAGGATACCTACGACTGTGAAGTGGTGACCTTCACCGCTGACCTGGGTCAGGGCGAGGAGGTCGAACCGGCCCGCGCCAAAGCTCAGGCGATGGGCGTCAAAGAAATCTACATCGACGACCTGCGCGAAGAATTCGTGCGTGATTTCGTCTTCCCGATGTTCCGCGCCAACACTGTCTATGAAGGTGAGTACCTGCTGGGTACTTCCATCGCCCGCCCGCTGATCGCCAAGCGCCTGATCGAAATCGCCAACGAAACCGGCGCCGATGCCATTTCCCACGGCGCTACCGGCAAAGGTAACGACCAGGTTCGCTTCGAGCTGGGTGCCTACGCGCTGAAGCCGGGTGTCAAGGTGATCGCGCCCTGGCGTGAGTGGGACCTGCTGTCCCGCGAGAAGCTGATGGACTACGCCGAAAAGCACGGCATTCCGATCGAGCGCCACGGCAAGAAGAAGTCGCCTTACTCGATGGACGCCAACCTGCTGCACATCTCCTACGAAGGCGGCGTTCTGGAAGACACCTGGACCGAGCACGAAGAGGACATGTGGCGCTGGAGCGTCTCGCCAGAGAACGCACCCGACCAGGCCACCTACCTGGAGCTGACCTACCGCAACGGTGACATCGTCGCCATCGACGGCGTCGACATGAGCCCGGCCACCGTGCTCGCCGAGCTGAACCGTATTGGCGGCGCCAACGGTGTTGGCCGTCTGGATATCGTGGAAAACCGCTACGTGGGCATGAAGTCCCGCGGTTGCTACGAAACCCCTGGCGGTACCATCATGCTCAAGGCTCACCGTGCCATCGAGTCGATCACCCTGGACCGCGAAGTCGCTCACCTGAAAGACGAGCTGATGCCTAAGTACGCCAGCCTGATCTACACCGGTTACTGGTGGAGCCCGGAACGCCTGATGCTGCAGCAGATGATCGACGCTTCGCAGGTCAACGTGAATGGCGTCGTTCGCCTCAAGCTGTACAAGGGCAACGTGATCGTTGTTGGCCGCAAGTCCGACGACTCGCTGTTCGATGCCAACATCGCGACCTTCGAAGAAGATGGCGGCGCCTACAACCAGGCCGATGCTGCCGGTTTCATCAAGCTCAATGCGCTGCGCATGCGCATCGCTGCCAACAAAGGCCGCGGGATGCTCTGA
- the apbC gene encoding iron-sulfur cluster carrier protein ApbC, whose product MSAVTRAAVEGVLRQYTDPYLNQDPVSAGCVRAIDIQAGQVTVQLQLGYAAGLFKNGWAQVLQTAIENLDGVSAAQVAIDCQIATHKAQAQVPAMANVKNIIAVASGKGGVGKSTTAANLALALAREGARVGILDADIYGPSQGVMFGIPEGTRPQIREQKWFVPIKAHGVEVMSMAFLTDDNTPMVWRGPMVSGALLQLVTQTAWDDLDYLVIDMPPGTGDIQLTLAQKVPVAGSVIVTTPQDLALLDAKKGVEMFRKVNIPVLGVVENMAVHICSNCGHAEHLFGEGGGEKLAAQYGVDLLASLPLSMLIREQADSGKPTAIAEPESQIAMVYQELARQVGARIVLQEAAAPAMPSITISED is encoded by the coding sequence ATGAGTGCCGTCACCCGTGCCGCCGTCGAAGGCGTGCTTCGCCAGTACACCGACCCTTATCTGAACCAGGACCCAGTCAGCGCCGGTTGCGTGCGCGCGATCGACATCCAGGCCGGACAGGTCACTGTGCAACTGCAACTGGGGTATGCTGCGGGCCTGTTCAAAAATGGCTGGGCCCAGGTGCTGCAGACCGCCATCGAAAACCTCGATGGGGTCAGTGCTGCACAGGTGGCGATCGACTGTCAGATCGCCACGCACAAGGCTCAGGCGCAAGTCCCGGCCATGGCCAACGTCAAGAACATCATTGCCGTGGCCTCGGGCAAGGGTGGTGTCGGCAAGTCGACCACCGCGGCCAATCTGGCGCTGGCCCTGGCCCGTGAGGGGGCCCGCGTGGGCATTCTCGATGCCGACATCTACGGCCCCAGCCAAGGCGTGATGTTTGGCATTCCCGAAGGCACCCGCCCGCAGATCCGCGAGCAGAAATGGTTCGTGCCGATCAAGGCCCATGGCGTGGAAGTGATGTCCATGGCGTTTCTCACTGATGACAACACCCCAATGGTCTGGCGTGGGCCGATGGTATCGGGTGCGCTGCTGCAATTGGTGACTCAGACTGCTTGGGACGATCTGGATTATCTGGTCATCGACATGCCGCCGGGCACTGGCGATATCCAGCTGACCTTGGCGCAGAAAGTGCCGGTGGCAGGCTCGGTGATCGTCACCACGCCGCAAGACCTGGCGCTGCTGGATGCCAAGAAGGGTGTGGAAATGTTCCGCAAGGTCAACATCCCGGTCCTGGGCGTGGTGGAGAACATGGCCGTGCACATCTGTTCGAACTGCGGCCATGCCGAGCATTTGTTCGGCGAGGGTGGCGGTGAAAAGCTGGCGGCGCAGTATGGTGTCGATCTGCTGGCCTCGTTGCCTCTGTCGATGCTGATCCGCGAGCAGGCCGACAGCGGCAAACCGACCGCGATCGCCGAGCCGGAAAGCCAGATTGCCATGGTCTATCAAGAGCTGGCGCGCCAGGTAGGCGCACGGATCGTGCTGCAGGAAGCGGCCGCACCGGCAATGCCGAGCATCACCATCAGCGAAGATTGA
- a CDS encoding peroxiredoxin, with translation MSVLVGKQAPDFTVPAVLGNGEIVDSFNLASAIKGKYGLVFFYPLDFTFVCPSELIALDNRIPDFQARNVEVIGVSIDSHFTHNAWRNTSVNAGGIGPVKYTLAADMTHEICKAYDVESEGGVAFRGAFLIDTNGVVRSQIVNDLPLGRNMDELLRLVDALQFHEEHGEVCPANWKKGDQGMTASPEGVAAYLSENAGKL, from the coding sequence ATGAGCGTACTCGTTGGCAAACAAGCCCCCGACTTCACCGTCCCAGCCGTGCTCGGCAACGGCGAGATCGTCGACAGCTTCAACCTGGCCTCGGCCATCAAGGGCAAGTACGGCCTGGTGTTCTTCTACCCACTGGACTTCACCTTCGTCTGCCCGTCCGAGCTGATCGCGCTGGACAACCGCATTCCTGATTTCCAGGCGCGCAACGTAGAAGTGATCGGTGTTTCGATCGACTCGCACTTCACCCATAACGCATGGCGCAACACCTCGGTGAACGCCGGCGGTATCGGCCCGGTCAAGTACACCCTGGCTGCCGACATGACCCACGAAATCTGCAAGGCTTACGACGTGGAGTCCGAGGGCGGCGTAGCGTTCCGTGGCGCCTTCCTGATCGACACCAACGGTGTCGTGCGTTCGCAGATCGTCAACGACCTGCCACTGGGCCGCAACATGGACGAGCTGCTGCGCCTGGTTGATGCCCTGCAGTTCCACGAAGAGCACGGCGAAGTCTGCCCTGCCAACTGGAAAAAAGGCGACCAGGGTATGACCGCTTCGCCAGAAGGCGTTGCTGCTTACCTGAGCGAGAACGCTGGCAAGCTGTAA
- the pyrC gene encoding dihydroorotase: protein MSDRLTLLRPDDWHIHLRDGAVLPHTVGDVARTFARAIIMPNLVPPVRSAVEASAYRERILAARPAGSRFEPLMVLYLTDRTSPEDIRAAKASGIVYAAKLYPAGATTNSDSGVTSIDNIFPAIEALAEVGMPLLVHGEVTRSEIDVFDREKRFIDEHMRRLVERFPTLKVVFEHITTGDAAQFVSEAPANVGATITAQHLLYNRNHMLVGGIRPHFYCLPILKRNTHQVALLDAATSGNPKFFLGTDSAPHARHAKEAACGCAGCYTAYAAIEMYAEAFEQRNALDKLEGFASLHGPVFYGLPANTDTITLVREEWTAPDSLPFGEQTVIPLRAGEKLRWRLLEDNA, encoded by the coding sequence ATGTCCGATCGCCTGACCCTCCTGCGTCCCGACGACTGGCACATCCATCTGCGCGATGGTGCCGTCCTGCCCCATACCGTTGGCGATGTGGCGCGTACTTTCGCCCGTGCCATCATCATGCCCAACCTGGTCCCGCCGGTGCGCAGTGCCGTAGAAGCCAGTGCCTACCGCGAGCGCATCCTTGCCGCCCGCCCGGCTGGCAGCCGCTTTGAACCGCTGATGGTGCTGTATCTCACCGACCGCACCAGCCCCGAGGACATCCGTGCGGCCAAGGCCAGCGGCATCGTGTACGCAGCCAAGCTGTACCCGGCTGGAGCCACGACCAACTCCGACTCGGGCGTGACCAGCATCGACAACATCTTCCCCGCTATCGAGGCGCTGGCAGAAGTGGGCATGCCGTTGCTGGTTCATGGTGAAGTGACGCGCAGCGAGATCGATGTATTCGACCGCGAGAAGCGCTTCATTGACGAGCACATGCGCCGCCTGGTCGAACGCTTCCCGACCCTCAAAGTAGTGTTCGAACACATCACCACCGGCGACGCCGCACAGTTCGTCAGCGAAGCGCCTGCCAACGTCGGCGCGACCATCACCGCTCAGCACCTGCTGTACAACCGCAACCACATGCTGGTCGGCGGTATCCGCCCGCACTTCTACTGCCTGCCGATCCTCAAGCGCAATACCCACCAGGTAGCGCTGCTGGATGCGGCCACCAGTGGCAACCCCAAGTTCTTCCTCGGCACCGACTCGGCACCGCACGCCCGTCACGCCAAGGAAGCTGCCTGCGGTTGTGCCGGCTGCTACACAGCTTACGCGGCGATCGAGATGTACGCCGAGGCGTTCGAACAGCGCAATGCGCTGGATAAACTGGAAGGCTTCGCCAGCCTGCACGGCCCGGTTTTCTATGGCCTGCCTGCAAACACCGATACCATCACCCTGGTCCGCGAAGAATGGACCGCTCCGGACAGCCTGCCATTTGGCGAGCAGACCGTAATCCCGCTGCGCGCTGGTGAAAAACTGCGCTGGCGCCTGCTGGAGGACAACGCGTGA
- a CDS encoding PA3496 family putative envelope integrity protein, with protein sequence MSTDKEELSIEDDFVTADDDVEPQVEPAKTNLSKRRTIDNLLEERRLQRQLADFDYDL encoded by the coding sequence ATGAGTACAGATAAAGAAGAGCTGTCTATCGAAGATGACTTTGTCACTGCTGATGACGACGTAGAGCCTCAGGTGGAACCTGCCAAGACCAACCTGAGCAAGCGCCGTACCATCGACAACCTGCTCGAGGAGCGGCGCCTGCAGCGGCAACTGGCCGATTTCGACTACGACCTGTAA
- the nth gene encoding endonuclease III, with the protein MNAAKRLEIFRRLHEDNPDPKTELAYSTPFELLVAVTLSAQSTDVGVNKATARLFPVANTPQAIHALGVEGLSEYIKTIGLYNSKAKNVIEACRLLIERHGGEVPQTREALEALPGVGRKTANVVLNTAFRQPTMAVDTHIFRVSNRTGIAPGKTVLEVEKKLIKFVPKDYLLDAHHWLILHGRYVCQARKPRCGSCRIEDLCEYKHKACDD; encoded by the coding sequence ATGAATGCCGCCAAACGCCTGGAGATTTTTCGCAGGCTGCACGAAGACAACCCCGACCCCAAAACGGAACTTGCGTACAGCACCCCGTTCGAGCTTCTAGTTGCCGTGACGCTTTCGGCCCAGTCCACCGATGTTGGCGTCAACAAGGCCACTGCGCGCCTGTTTCCAGTTGCCAACACACCGCAAGCCATCCATGCGTTGGGAGTCGAGGGGCTGAGCGAATACATCAAGACCATCGGCCTTTACAACAGCAAAGCCAAGAATGTCATCGAGGCGTGCAGGTTGCTGATCGAGCGCCATGGCGGCGAAGTCCCACAAACCCGTGAAGCCCTGGAAGCGTTGCCGGGTGTGGGCCGCAAGACGGCCAACGTCGTGCTCAATACCGCCTTCCGCCAGCCAACCATGGCCGTGGACACCCATATTTTCCGGGTCAGCAATCGCACTGGCATCGCGCCGGGCAAGACGGTGCTCGAAGTGGAAAAGAAGCTGATCAAGTTCGTCCCCAAGGACTACCTACTCGACGCCCACCATTGGCTTATCCTGCATGGGCGCTATGTCTGCCAGGCACGTAAGCCTCGCTGCGGCAGCTGCCGCATCGAAGACCTGTGCGAATACAAGCACAAGGCATGCGACGATTGA
- a CDS encoding flagellar protein MotY — MRQHYLALLTLVASLPAGAMTFQTRIENVAWKVEGDQFECRLIQPIEGFGSGEFVRKAGEQPVFQLRSASNVLGAGSATLLAAAAPWQPGRGDVNLGAVRMARSGVLFSSSQSQASRLINGLLDGRSTVVRNYSGEAGRPTEVRVLPVSFVKAYRDYQVCTSKLLAMNYDQIRQTQVGFPGGGFDLSADARARLDVLLDYLKADPSVNHIELNGHSDNSGNRLTNRDTSRRRALAVADYLKAHGVPEEQIVVRFHGERYPLVKNNSPANRARNRRVNIELDRVAPVEKPAAAVVQQAAPPGTAPAPQAKAL; from the coding sequence GTGCGCCAGCATTACCTAGCCCTGTTGACCCTTGTCGCCAGCCTGCCGGCCGGCGCCATGACGTTCCAGACCCGCATCGAGAATGTCGCCTGGAAGGTCGAGGGTGACCAGTTCGAATGCCGGCTGATCCAGCCGATCGAAGGCTTCGGCAGTGGCGAGTTCGTGCGCAAGGCAGGTGAGCAGCCGGTGTTCCAACTGCGCTCGGCCAGCAACGTACTGGGCGCAGGGTCAGCCACGCTGCTAGCTGCTGCGGCGCCTTGGCAACCAGGCCGTGGCGACGTCAATCTGGGCGCAGTACGCATGGCGCGCAGCGGAGTGCTGTTTAGTTCGTCGCAAAGCCAGGCCAGCCGCCTGATCAATGGCCTGCTTGACGGCCGCAGTACGGTGGTGCGCAACTACAGCGGCGAGGCTGGGCGCCCGACGGAAGTGCGAGTGTTGCCGGTGAGCTTCGTCAAGGCCTACCGCGACTACCAAGTGTGTACCAGCAAGTTGTTGGCCATGAATTACGACCAGATACGCCAGACCCAGGTCGGCTTCCCAGGAGGCGGGTTCGACCTCAGTGCCGACGCTCGCGCCCGGCTGGATGTGCTCCTCGATTACCTCAAGGCCGACCCGAGCGTGAATCACATCGAGCTCAATGGTCATTCCGACAACAGCGGCAATCGCCTGACCAACCGCGATACCTCGCGGCGGCGAGCGTTGGCGGTGGCTGATTACCTCAAGGCCCATGGGGTACCAGAAGAGCAGATCGTGGTGCGCTTTCACGGGGAGCGCTACCCACTGGTGAAGAACAACAGCCCAGCCAATCGGGCGCGCAATCGACGGGTCAACATCGAACTGGATCGAGTAGCACCCGTGGAAAAGCCAGCTGCTGCCGTTGTCCAGCAAGCTGCTCCCCCGGGGACTGCCCCTGCGCCGCAAGCCAAGGCCCTATAG
- the metG gene encoding methionine--tRNA ligase: MSEPRQILVTSALPYANGSIHLGHMLEYIQTDMWVRFQKLRGNQCIYVCADDAHGSAIMLRAEKEGITPEQLIANVQAEHSSDFADFLVDFDNFHSTHSDENRELSALIYTRLRDAGHIATRSVTQYFDPEKGMFLADRFIKGTCPKCAAEDQYGDNCEKCGATYAPTELKNPKSAISGATPVLRDSQHFFFKLPDFQAMLQQWTRSGTLQDAVANKLAEWLDAGLQEWDISRDAPYFGFEIPGEPGKYFYVWLDAPIGYMASFKNLCARRPELDFDAFWNEGSKAELYHFIGKDIVNFHALFWPAMLEGAGLRKPTAVNVHGYLTVNGAKMSKSRGTFIKARTYLDHLQPEYLRYYYAAKLGRGVDDLDLNLEDFVQKVNSDLVGKVVNIASRCAGFIHKGNAGVMVAGDAAPELTEAFLAAAPLIAEAYESRDFGRAMREIMALADRANAWIADKAPWSLAKQEGKQEEVQAICAQGINLFRQLVIFLKPVLPLLAADAEAFLNVAPLTWNDHQSRLENHQLNPFKALMSRIEPAKIEAMIAASKEDLLAAETQAPVGNGELAKDPLSAEIEFDTFAAVDLRVALIVKAQAVPGADKLLQLTLDIGDEQRNVFSGIKSAYPDPSQLEGRLTMMVANLKPRKMRFGVSEGMVMAAGPGGEEIYLLSPDSGAKPGQRIK, translated from the coding sequence ATGTCCGAGCCACGCCAGATTCTCGTCACCAGCGCCCTGCCCTATGCCAATGGATCCATCCACCTTGGCCATATGCTGGAATACATCCAGACGGACATGTGGGTGCGCTTCCAGAAGCTGCGCGGCAACCAGTGCATCTACGTTTGTGCCGACGATGCCCACGGCTCGGCCATCATGCTGCGCGCAGAAAAGGAAGGCATCACCCCGGAACAGCTGATCGCCAACGTCCAGGCCGAACACAGCAGCGACTTCGCCGACTTCCTGGTGGACTTCGACAACTTCCATTCGACCCACAGTGACGAAAACCGCGAACTGTCGGCGCTCATATACACGCGCCTGCGCGACGCCGGGCATATCGCTACCCGTTCGGTAACTCAGTACTTCGACCCAGAGAAGGGCATGTTCCTCGCCGACCGCTTCATCAAGGGCACTTGCCCGAAGTGCGCCGCTGAAGACCAGTACGGCGACAACTGCGAAAAATGCGGCGCCACCTACGCCCCAACCGAACTGAAGAACCCCAAGTCGGCCATTTCCGGTGCCACTCCGGTGCTGCGCGATTCCCAGCACTTCTTCTTCAAGCTGCCGGATTTCCAGGCCATGCTGCAGCAATGGACCCGTAGCGGCACGCTTCAGGACGCAGTCGCCAACAAGCTGGCCGAATGGCTGGATGCCGGCCTGCAAGAGTGGGACATTTCCCGTGATGCGCCTTATTTCGGTTTCGAGATCCCGGGCGAGCCGGGCAAGTACTTCTACGTCTGGCTCGACGCACCGATCGGCTACATGGCCAGCTTCAAGAACCTGTGCGCACGTCGTCCGGAACTGGATTTCGATGCGTTCTGGAACGAAGGCTCGAAGGCCGAGCTGTACCATTTCATCGGCAAGGACATCGTCAACTTCCACGCCCTGTTCTGGCCGGCCATGCTCGAAGGCGCAGGCTTGCGCAAACCGACGGCGGTCAACGTACACGGGTACCTGACCGTCAACGGCGCGAAGATGTCCAAATCCCGCGGTACGTTCATCAAGGCACGCACCTACCTGGACCACCTGCAACCGGAGTACCTGCGTTACTACTACGCCGCCAAGCTCGGCCGTGGCGTCGATGACCTTGACCTGAACCTCGAAGACTTCGTGCAGAAGGTCAATTCCGATCTGGTCGGCAAGGTGGTCAATATCGCCAGCCGCTGCGCAGGCTTCATTCACAAGGGCAATGCCGGCGTGATGGTTGCAGGCGATGCAGCGCCGGAGTTGACCGAGGCCTTCCTCGCCGCTGCTCCATTGATCGCCGAGGCCTACGAGAGCCGCGACTTCGGCCGTGCAATGCGCGAAATCATGGCCCTGGCCGACCGCGCCAATGCCTGGATCGCCGACAAGGCGCCTTGGTCGCTGGCCAAGCAGGAAGGCAAGCAGGAAGAGGTCCAGGCCATTTGCGCTCAGGGCATCAACCTGTTCCGCCAGTTGGTGATCTTCCTCAAGCCGGTGTTGCCGCTGCTCGCCGCTGATGCCGAGGCATTCCTCAACGTGGCGCCACTGACCTGGAATGACCATCAGTCGCGCCTGGAAAACCACCAGCTGAACCCGTTCAAAGCACTGATGAGCCGTATCGAACCGGCCAAGATCGAAGCCATGATCGCCGCCAGCAAGGAAGATCTGCTGGCCGCCGAAACACAGGCGCCAGTCGGCAATGGTGAACTGGCCAAAGACCCACTGTCGGCCGAGATCGAGTTCGACACCTTCGCCGCCGTCGATCTGCGCGTGGCGCTGATCGTCAAGGCGCAAGCCGTACCCGGTGCCGACAAACTGCTGCAGCTGACCCTGGACATCGGTGACGAGCAGCGCAATGTGTTCTCCGGCATCAAGTCGGCCTATCCAGACCCTTCCCAGCTTGAAGGGCGCCTGACCATGATGGTCGCCAACCTCAAACCGCGCAAAATGCGCTTTGGTGTGTCTGAGGGCATGGTCATGGCCGCAGGGCCTGGCGGTGAAGAGATCTACCTGCTCAGCCCTGACAGCGGCGCCAAGCCAGGTCAGCGCATCAAGTAA
- the rnt gene encoding ribonuclease T: MAERFRGYLPVVVDVETGGFNSATDALLEIAAVTIGMDEKGFLFPEHTYFYRVEPFEGANIEAAALEFTGIKLDHPLRMAVSEESALTDIFRGVRKALKANGCKRAILVGHNSSFDLGFLNAAVARNDIKRNPFHPFSSFDTATLAGLAYGQTVLARACQSADIDFDGREAHSARYDTEKTAELFCGIVNRWKELGGWRDFND, from the coding sequence ATGGCCGAACGCTTCCGCGGTTACCTACCGGTAGTAGTGGACGTCGAGACCGGCGGTTTCAACAGCGCAACCGACGCACTGCTGGAAATTGCCGCCGTGACCATCGGCATGGACGAAAAAGGCTTTTTGTTCCCTGAGCACACCTATTTCTATCGGGTAGAACCGTTCGAAGGGGCCAACATCGAGGCGGCTGCGCTGGAGTTCACCGGTATCAAGCTGGACCACCCGCTGCGCATGGCAGTGAGCGAGGAAAGCGCGCTCACCGACATCTTCCGCGGCGTGCGCAAAGCGCTGAAGGCCAATGGCTGCAAGCGAGCGATTCTGGTCGGCCACAACAGCAGCTTCGACCTGGGTTTCCTCAATGCAGCGGTAGCGCGCAACGATATCAAGCGCAACCCGTTCCATCCGTTTTCCAGCTTCGACACCGCAACCCTGGCTGGCCTGGCGTACGGCCAGACGGTACTTGCACGCGCTTGCCAGAGCGCCGACATCGACTTCGATGGTCGTGAAGCGCACTCGGCCCGTTACGACACCGAAAAGACTGCCGAACTGTTCTGCGGCATCGTCAACCGCTGGAAAGAACTGGGCGGCTGGCGCGACTTCAACGACTAA
- a CDS encoding response regulator transcription factor has product MNKVLIVDDHPVIRLAVRMLMERHGYDVVAETDNGIAALQLTREHHPDVVVLDIGIPKLDGLEVIARLAAACPGSRVLVLTSQAPGHFSMRCMQAGASGYVCKQQELTELLSAIKAVLSGYSYFPNQALHKSRGRVGGASEAEMVERLSAREMMVLQQLAKGRSNKEIADSMFLSNKTVSTYKTRLLLKLNAQSLVDLIELARRHDLN; this is encoded by the coding sequence ATGAATAAAGTCCTTATCGTGGATGATCATCCGGTCATACGCTTGGCAGTGCGCATGCTGATGGAGCGGCATGGGTACGATGTTGTCGCAGAGACCGACAACGGCATAGCGGCCCTGCAGCTCACTCGCGAACACCATCCCGATGTCGTCGTGCTCGATATCGGCATTCCCAAGCTCGATGGACTGGAGGTGATCGCCCGGCTGGCCGCTGCATGCCCTGGCAGCCGTGTGCTGGTGCTGACGTCTCAGGCGCCTGGGCATTTCTCGATGCGCTGCATGCAGGCGGGAGCTTCGGGCTATGTGTGCAAGCAGCAAGAGCTCACCGAGCTGCTCAGTGCCATCAAGGCTGTACTTTCGGGATATAGCTATTTCCCGAACCAGGCGCTGCACAAGTCACGCGGCCGGGTGGGCGGGGCTAGCGAAGCGGAGATGGTCGAGCGCTTGTCGGCGCGTGAAATGATGGTGCTGCAGCAGCTTGCCAAGGGGCGGTCGAACAAGGAGATAGCCGACAGCATGTTCCTCAGCAACAAGACGGTCAGTACCTACAAGACGCGCTTGCTGCTAAAGCTCAATGCCCAGTCGCTGGTAGACCTGATCGAACTCGCCCGGCGCCACGATCTGAACTGA
- a CDS encoding bacterioferritin-associated ferredoxin, whose protein sequence is MYVCLCVGVTDGQIRDAIYEGCCSYKEVRAATNVASQCGKCACLAKEVVRETLTELQVSQHAALPYPVEFSAA, encoded by the coding sequence ATGTATGTGTGTCTTTGTGTCGGCGTCACCGACGGACAGATCCGCGATGCGATCTATGAAGGATGCTGCAGTTACAAGGAAGTCCGAGCGGCGACCAACGTCGCCAGCCAATGTGGCAAATGCGCTTGCTTGGCCAAAGAGGTGGTTCGCGAGACCCTCACCGAGTTACAGGTGAGCCAGCACGCCGCCCTGCCCTACCCAGTGGAATTTTCTGCAGCCTGA
- the dcd gene encoding dCTP deaminase: MSIKSDKWIRRMAQEHGMIEPFVERQVRGEQDSRVISFGVSSYGYDVRCADEFKVFTNINSATVDPKNFDAGSFVDVKSDVCIIPPNSFALARTVEYFRIPRNVLTICLGKSTYARCGIIVNVTPLEPEWEGHVTLEFSNTTTLPAKIYANEGVAQMLFLESDEECEVSYKDRGGKYQGQRGVTLPRT; encoded by the coding sequence ATGAGCATCAAATCGGACAAGTGGATTCGCCGCATGGCGCAGGAACACGGCATGATCGAGCCATTCGTCGAGCGCCAAGTGCGCGGCGAGCAGGACAGCCGGGTCATCTCCTTCGGCGTCTCCAGCTACGGCTACGACGTACGCTGCGCTGATGAATTCAAAGTGTTCACCAACATCAACTCGGCCACCGTCGACCCGAAAAACTTCGATGCCGGCAGCTTCGTCGACGTCAAGAGCGATGTGTGCATCATCCCGCCCAACTCCTTCGCCCTGGCCCGTACCGTCGAGTATTTCCGTATTCCGCGCAACGTTCTGACCATCTGCCTGGGCAAAAGCACCTATGCCCGTTGCGGCATCATCGTGAACGTGACGCCGCTGGAGCCTGAGTGGGAGGGCCACGTGACGTTGGAGTTTTCCAACACCACTACTTTGCCGGCGAAGATCTACGCCAATGAAGGTGTGGCGCAGATGCTGTTCCTCGAATCCGATGAAGAGTGCGAAGTGTCGTACAAGGACCGTGGCGGTAAGTACCAAGGACAACGCGGCGTTACCCTGCCTCGCACCTGA
- a CDS encoding cold-shock protein has translation MSNRQSGTVKWFNDEKGYGFITPQSGDDLFVHFKAIQADGFKTLKEGQAVTFVATRGQKGMQAEEVQIA, from the coding sequence ATGTCCAACCGTCAATCCGGTACCGTTAAGTGGTTCAACGATGAGAAAGGCTACGGCTTCATCACCCCTCAGTCGGGCGATGACCTGTTCGTGCACTTCAAAGCCATCCAAGCTGACGGCTTCAAAACCCTGAAAGAAGGCCAGGCTGTTACTTTCGTCGCTACCCGCGGCCAGAAAGGCATGCAGGCTGAAGAAGTTCAGATCGCCTAA